Proteins from a genomic interval of candidate division KSB1 bacterium:
- a CDS encoding FAD-binding oxidoreductase — protein sequence MIEELKQLLGEENIYDAQPHRQLYGVAGQLPELVLFPSNNEQVSTVLKLANRAHKKVMVCGKNSQRYFGATIEPFDWCIALNRMTQIIEHAAADLTVTVEAGIQLSQLQSFLNQQRQFLPIDPFDASLRTVGGIVATNSTGPLRLLYGAIRDLVLGMTIILADGTLIRAGGKTVKNVAGYDLSKMFVGSMGTLGVITSITFRLFPLPAYSQTLWVEFDQFDSIANLLRQLAASNLVIGRCEFLNARFVKLFKLDWIRCQTPQGLLINVHGPIEMVVLTMRRLQQLAHSFEGKNFETWQGKEDAQLWDQIASRSSAQSKQGFSSHFQVALPKSSTIPMIEAVKQFGNEQGINFGIDAQVGNGMIHIFNDEQNGSRLRSQIESLRQMALDYQGNLVVVSLMNHSDFPIGIEPDLIWGSPRPDFRLMKLIKAKYDPAGIFAAGRFIGGL from the coding sequence ATGATCGAAGAACTCAAACAGCTCTTAGGGGAAGAAAACATATACGACGCGCAACCGCATCGGCAATTATATGGTGTTGCTGGTCAGCTACCTGAATTGGTGCTCTTCCCCTCCAATAACGAACAGGTCTCAACAGTGCTCAAGTTAGCCAACCGAGCCCATAAAAAAGTCATGGTATGTGGCAAAAACAGCCAGCGCTATTTTGGCGCAACGATCGAACCGTTCGATTGGTGCATTGCGCTGAATCGCATGACTCAGATCATTGAACACGCGGCTGCCGATTTGACCGTCACGGTCGAGGCAGGAATTCAATTGAGCCAGCTTCAAAGCTTCTTGAATCAGCAGCGTCAATTTTTGCCGATCGATCCTTTCGATGCGTCGTTGCGGACTGTGGGCGGAATCGTTGCAACCAATAGCACTGGACCTTTGCGATTGCTTTATGGTGCAATTCGCGATCTGGTATTGGGAATGACTATTATATTGGCCGATGGCACTCTCATTCGAGCGGGCGGAAAAACGGTTAAGAATGTTGCGGGTTATGACTTGAGCAAAATGTTCGTCGGTTCTATGGGAACATTGGGGGTCATCACTTCGATCACCTTTCGGCTCTTCCCTTTGCCCGCGTATAGCCAGACGCTGTGGGTTGAATTCGATCAATTCGATTCGATAGCGAATTTGCTCCGCCAGCTTGCCGCATCGAACCTGGTAATTGGACGTTGCGAATTTTTAAATGCTCGCTTCGTTAAATTATTTAAATTAGACTGGATCCGCTGCCAAACGCCCCAGGGATTATTGATCAATGTCCATGGGCCTATCGAAATGGTCGTGTTAACCATGAGGAGATTGCAGCAACTGGCACATAGTTTCGAGGGGAAAAATTTTGAAACCTGGCAGGGCAAGGAAGATGCACAACTGTGGGATCAAATTGCTTCGCGTTCGTCAGCACAGAGCAAACAAGGATTCAGTTCTCATTTTCAAGTTGCACTCCCGAAATCATCTACTATTCCGATGATTGAAGCTGTTAAGCAATTTGGCAATGAACAAGGGATAAATTTTGGTATCGACGCCCAGGTGGGGAATGGAATGATTCATATTTTCAATGATGAACAAAATGGCTCTCGGCTACGATCACAAATCGAATCGTTGCGGCAAATGGCCTTAGATTATCAGGGAAATTTGGTCGTGGTTAGCCTGATGAATCATTCTGATTTTCCAATAGGTATTGAACCGGATCTGATTTGGGGTTCGCCAAGGCCAGATTTTCGTTTAATGAAACTGATAAAAGCAAAATATGATCCAGCTGGTATTTTCGCTGCGGGTCGATTTATCGGAGGATTATGA
- a CDS encoding DUF5686 family protein, producing MASVQMKQVLFLVIILISFLILFGILIYTSSAGAAAEEDAAPVKRKMFNYENSSVTINADESLIGDVLVRNGSLTVAGELRGHIIAINADVYLEQNSHVYGHVFVHRGEVVRNEPMEITGWIIQIGDEQFKVIESAPSDSGGLPLTILKSDTMLASDATIYGDVLVLRTGMTIQGKIDGDVVNFWGKTIVLAQAAIDGNVICYGGQLVLDNSALITGRALSLGPEQAYTKQQEEDKIIQEKIERKYLKHHKQKDSGIVRFWGDVVIEPDEFIRGDVVTLRGTVRVKGEVDGSVVALFGNVELDSTAQVTGDVVSVGGKIYRSRLAKVNGDMVQTTITGVKVDDGDQHVSVGIGGVSVGPKRGDEWERPHAERNRYYTDSPFESEPFMFRYNRVEGLFLGLKLERDDWRDRNKAWFDLYGHAGYGFSRKRACYQIGVERNVFGKYGPVVGAEAHDVVHSEDEWMIPTFENSLAALFLREDFHDYFRRSGYSAYISHDISEYLVLTAAYRWDHHYNLKRKTQWSIFGGDKKFRENPLIDEIDFQSAAATITLDTRNDYKYPDQGWLIDVTGEFAGKRFKNLDVDFDRFIVDLRRYQPITHGENLDFRVRAGSSRGKLPSQLQFDLGGLSTLRGYRFKEFANDSATTTNRMLLGNIEYRIHGRRSPLNQILGWSDFSLILFADAGLVWSVDDSLKAQQGFDHLDWEDLYTAIGFGLGNREGNVRLDFAKRMDRKGEPLVVTFRINRPF from the coding sequence ATGGCATCAGTTCAAATGAAACAAGTTTTATTTCTAGTGATCATTTTGATCTCCTTTTTGATTTTATTCGGCATTTTGATCTACACCAGCAGCGCTGGCGCCGCGGCCGAAGAGGATGCTGCCCCGGTAAAGCGAAAGATGTTCAATTATGAAAACAGTAGTGTCACCATCAATGCCGATGAAAGCCTGATCGGCGACGTTCTGGTGAGAAACGGGTCGCTGACAGTCGCTGGAGAGCTCCGTGGCCATATTATCGCCATCAATGCCGATGTCTATCTGGAACAAAACTCCCATGTTTATGGACATGTGTTTGTCCATCGCGGTGAAGTGGTCCGAAATGAACCGATGGAAATCACCGGCTGGATTATTCAGATCGGTGATGAGCAATTTAAAGTCATTGAATCTGCTCCTTCAGATTCAGGAGGCCTTCCGCTGACGATTCTGAAAAGCGATACGATGTTAGCTTCGGATGCAACGATTTATGGCGATGTGTTGGTGCTGCGAACTGGAATGACTATTCAAGGCAAAATCGATGGTGATGTGGTTAATTTTTGGGGAAAGACCATTGTTTTGGCGCAAGCGGCCATCGATGGCAATGTGATTTGTTACGGTGGTCAATTGGTGTTGGATAATTCAGCTTTAATTACAGGCCGAGCACTGAGTCTGGGACCTGAGCAAGCGTATACCAAACAGCAAGAAGAAGACAAAATTATTCAGGAGAAGATCGAACGAAAATATCTCAAGCATCACAAGCAAAAAGATTCAGGAATTGTTCGCTTTTGGGGAGATGTGGTGATTGAGCCAGATGAATTCATTCGCGGTGATGTCGTAACCCTTCGGGGCACGGTTCGGGTGAAAGGTGAGGTTGACGGTAGTGTGGTAGCATTATTTGGGAATGTGGAATTAGATAGCACTGCTCAAGTGACGGGAGATGTAGTAAGCGTGGGTGGCAAAATTTACCGCTCTCGGCTGGCCAAAGTGAATGGCGATATGGTACAAACCACCATCACTGGAGTGAAAGTCGATGATGGTGACCAGCACGTATCCGTCGGAATCGGCGGTGTCTCCGTTGGCCCCAAGCGGGGTGATGAATGGGAACGACCGCATGCTGAGCGCAATCGCTATTACACCGATTCGCCGTTCGAATCCGAGCCATTCATGTTTCGCTACAATCGGGTCGAAGGGCTATTTTTAGGACTCAAATTGGAGCGCGATGATTGGCGCGATCGGAACAAAGCCTGGTTTGACCTGTATGGTCATGCTGGTTATGGATTCTCGCGAAAGCGCGCTTGCTATCAAATTGGAGTGGAGCGCAATGTCTTCGGAAAATACGGCCCAGTTGTTGGCGCAGAGGCGCACGATGTGGTTCATTCTGAGGATGAATGGATGATCCCCACCTTTGAAAATTCCTTGGCCGCCCTATTTCTCAGAGAAGATTTCCACGATTATTTTCGCCGTTCCGGCTATTCCGCTTATATCTCGCACGACATTTCTGAATATCTGGTATTGACAGCCGCATATCGCTGGGATCATCATTATAACCTCAAGCGCAAAACCCAATGGTCGATTTTCGGTGGTGATAAAAAATTTCGCGAAAATCCACTGATTGATGAGATCGACTTTCAGAGTGCCGCTGCAACGATCACCTTAGATACGCGGAACGATTACAAGTACCCGGACCAGGGCTGGTTGATCGATGTAACTGGCGAATTTGCTGGTAAGCGGTTCAAGAATTTGGATGTGGATTTCGACCGATTTATCGTTGATCTTCGCCGCTACCAACCGATCACCCATGGCGAGAACCTCGACTTTCGCGTGCGGGCTGGTTCTTCCCGTGGCAAATTGCCCAGTCAGTTGCAGTTCGATCTGGGTGGGCTCTCCACGCTTCGCGGCTATCGTTTCAAAGAGTTTGCTAACGATAGCGCCACTACAACCAACCGGATGCTGCTTGGCAACATCGAATATCGCATCCACGGCCGAAGGAGCCCTTTAAATCAAATATTGGGCTGGAGCGATTTCAGCCTCATTTTATTCGCCGATGCTGGACTGGTTTGGTCGGTTGATGATTCACTCAAAGCCCAACAAGGCTTCGATCATCTCGATTGGGAAGACCTCTATACGGCCATCGGTTTCGGTTTGGGCAACCGAGAAGGAAACGTCCGGCTCGATTTTGCCAAACGAATGGATCGAAAAGGCGAACCGCTGGTGGTGACGTTCCGCATCAATCGGCCTTTTTGA
- a CDS encoding (Fe-S)-binding protein, which yields MDRTWQEAYEEAIRCIRCGYCQPTCPTYVVTGIEHSVARGRNFLARLIYEGEVAFDPQYKTPIFECLLCGACNVNCAPVVKTQDIMMAAREIYIQRHGQPPLQRFVFRELLPNPERMTRLMKLIALGKRTGISGLAQALRVFGWIAKDLANAEALVASFPKKFFRERLSELPSVRADRGPKIGYFVGCGINYAFPDVGMATVELLIKNRYAVEVLNNLCCGLPAVGYGDRMAAKAMAKRNVEIIEQSGCDIIISECGSCSSFLSEYGKLLSEEPDWSDRAKRASKKIMDVNLFLSQFPLDSDFTSTEDMIVTYHDPCHLERYQKIKTQPRDLIRRIAGVHYVELPEANWCCGGAGTYNLSHYEMSMKILQRKMNNVRTTEANILLSSCPGCLVQLAYGARKFKLPVRVMHLVQLLNQTIIR from the coding sequence ATGGACAGAACATGGCAAGAAGCTTACGAAGAAGCGATTCGCTGTATCCGTTGCGGCTACTGTCAGCCCACCTGTCCGACGTACGTTGTTACGGGCATTGAGCATTCGGTGGCGCGCGGTCGCAATTTTTTGGCCCGATTGATCTACGAGGGCGAAGTTGCCTTTGACCCGCAATATAAAACCCCGATCTTCGAATGCCTGCTTTGTGGGGCGTGCAATGTCAACTGTGCTCCCGTAGTAAAAACTCAGGATATCATGATGGCGGCCCGTGAGATCTATATTCAACGGCACGGACAACCGCCATTGCAACGGTTTGTATTCCGTGAATTGCTTCCCAACCCAGAACGCATGACCCGTCTCATGAAACTGATCGCTCTGGGGAAGCGCACCGGCATTTCTGGCTTGGCCCAGGCGCTCCGCGTGTTTGGCTGGATCGCAAAAGATTTGGCAAATGCCGAGGCTTTGGTGGCCTCGTTCCCCAAAAAATTTTTCAGAGAACGGCTCTCCGAACTCCCCTCAGTCCGGGCAGATCGAGGGCCGAAAATCGGCTATTTCGTCGGTTGCGGCATCAATTACGCTTTTCCAGATGTGGGAATGGCGACCGTGGAACTACTGATCAAAAACCGTTACGCTGTTGAGGTATTGAACAATCTGTGCTGTGGTCTTCCAGCAGTGGGCTATGGCGATCGGATGGCGGCTAAGGCCATGGCCAAACGCAACGTCGAGATCATCGAACAATCAGGGTGCGATATCATCATCTCTGAATGCGGAAGTTGTTCTTCATTTCTCAGCGAATACGGCAAACTTCTCTCTGAGGAGCCTGACTGGTCAGACCGCGCCAAGCGCGCGTCAAAAAAAATCATGGATGTCAATCTGTTTCTCAGCCAGTTTCCATTGGACTCTGATTTCACCAGTACAGAAGATATGATCGTTACTTATCATGATCCGTGCCATTTGGAACGCTATCAAAAGATTAAGACTCAACCTCGGGATTTGATCCGTCGCATTGCTGGGGTTCACTATGTGGAATTGCCAGAGGCAAATTGGTGTTGTGGCGGAGCCGGCACATACAATCTGAGCCATTATGAAATGTCGATGAAAATTTTGCAAAGAAAAATGAATAATGTCCGCACTACGGAGGCAAATATCCTATTATCCTCATGCCCTGGCTGCCTGGTACAATTGGCCTATGGTGCAAGAAAATTCAAATTGCCTGTTCGCGTCATGCATCTTGTTCAATTGCTAAACCAGACGATTATTCGATAG
- the selD gene encoding selenide, water dikinase SelD, producing MRPIYLDHNATTPIDPEVAEAMIPFLKDHFGNPSSSHWYGLQARQAIITARQQVANLLGCQPDEIIFTSGGTESNNFAIRGVAEAYRHRGNHIITSQIEHPAVINVCKYLERQGYQVTYLPVDRYGWVDPEVVERAIRPGTILITIMHANNEVGTIQPIPEIGQIARAHQILFHSDAAQSVGKIATKVDDLGVDLLSVAGHKLYAPKGIGALYIRRGVKLQPFILGAGHESGRRAGTENVLEIVGLGKACEIAARDLEKNQRHYRALRDRLWNGLRQALPEIVLNGHPDRRLPNTLSVSFPGIDANTLLDELTEVAASPGAACHTDVAEPSAVLVAMKVPLENALGTIRFSTGRLNDENQIDRAIEYIVDAVRRLRPEREMEAPAIYSTKDIKLTHFTHGLGCACKLRPQNLEQILSTLPISANPNVLVGINTSDDAAVYRITDDLAIVQTVDFFTPIVDDPYHFGAISAANSLSDIYAMGGRPLFALNIVGFPEKRLPMDVLRQILQGASDKAREAGIDIIGGHTVEDSEPKFGLAVTGLIHPNKILTNASARVNDAIVLTKPIGLGIITTGIKRGLVDTETAEEAIALMEQLNRAPAETFEQFEIHACTDVTGFGLMGHLKEVTTASHVDAIIYASQIPKIEPCFQLASAGIVPGGTIANQDFVKPYVNWDDRISEIDKLILCDAQTSGGLLIFLPEQQKEALIDELHHRGISSAAVIGMITAPGKGLIAVKP from the coding sequence ATGCGACCGATCTATTTAGACCATAACGCAACGACACCGATTGATCCAGAAGTTGCTGAGGCGATGATCCCGTTTTTGAAGGACCACTTCGGCAATCCCTCCAGTTCGCACTGGTATGGGTTGCAGGCGCGCCAAGCAATCATAACTGCACGACAACAGGTTGCCAATCTGTTAGGGTGCCAGCCTGACGAAATTATCTTTACAAGCGGTGGAACAGAATCCAATAACTTTGCGATCCGCGGTGTGGCTGAGGCCTATCGGCATCGCGGCAACCACATCATCACTTCCCAGATCGAACATCCAGCCGTGATTAATGTGTGCAAGTATTTGGAGCGACAAGGTTACCAGGTCACGTACTTACCAGTAGATCGCTACGGCTGGGTGGATCCCGAGGTAGTGGAGCGGGCAATTCGGCCAGGAACGATCTTAATCACCATCATGCACGCCAATAACGAGGTTGGGACGATTCAGCCGATCCCAGAAATTGGCCAGATCGCACGAGCGCATCAGATCCTGTTTCACAGCGATGCGGCACAATCCGTGGGAAAAATCGCCACAAAGGTGGATGATTTGGGTGTAGATTTGCTCTCGGTGGCGGGTCACAAGTTATACGCGCCCAAGGGGATTGGCGCACTTTATATTCGCCGAGGCGTTAAATTGCAGCCGTTCATTTTGGGTGCCGGCCATGAATCTGGCCGGCGTGCTGGGACAGAGAATGTTTTGGAGATCGTGGGACTGGGCAAAGCTTGTGAAATTGCGGCAAGAGACCTGGAGAAGAATCAGCGCCACTATCGGGCGCTGCGCGATCGATTATGGAACGGATTGCGCCAAGCGCTGCCGGAGATTGTTTTAAATGGCCATCCAGATAGGCGCTTGCCAAATACGCTCAGCGTCTCATTTCCTGGCATCGATGCCAATACTCTATTAGACGAATTGACCGAGGTCGCAGCTTCACCAGGGGCCGCTTGCCACACCGATGTGGCAGAACCCTCTGCAGTTTTAGTCGCCATGAAGGTCCCTTTGGAGAACGCTCTGGGCACAATCCGCTTTTCCACCGGCAGATTGAACGACGAGAATCAGATCGATCGGGCCATTGAATACATCGTCGATGCAGTTCGCCGGTTGCGGCCTGAACGGGAAATGGAAGCCCCTGCAATTTACTCCACCAAAGACATCAAATTAACCCATTTCACCCATGGACTGGGCTGCGCATGCAAGTTAAGGCCCCAAAACCTCGAGCAAATTTTGTCCACTCTGCCAATCAGCGCCAATCCCAATGTCTTGGTGGGCATAAATACTTCGGACGATGCTGCGGTTTATCGGATAACCGATGATCTGGCGATCGTGCAAACTGTGGATTTTTTTACCCCGATCGTGGATGATCCCTATCATTTCGGGGCCATCTCGGCTGCCAATTCGCTGAGCGATATCTATGCCATGGGCGGCCGACCGCTGTTCGCCCTGAATATCGTTGGCTTTCCAGAAAAACGTCTACCGATGGATGTGCTGAGGCAAATTTTGCAGGGCGCTTCCGATAAGGCACGGGAGGCAGGGATCGACATCATTGGCGGACATACTGTGGAAGATTCGGAACCGAAATTTGGTTTGGCCGTAACTGGCTTGATCCATCCGAACAAAATTTTGACCAACGCCTCAGCGCGCGTGAACGATGCGATTGTGCTCACTAAACCGATCGGATTGGGCATCATTACTACTGGTATTAAACGCGGTCTGGTGGACACCGAAACGGCCGAAGAAGCTATTGCATTAATGGAACAGCTCAACCGCGCGCCGGCTGAAACGTTCGAACAATTCGAAATTCATGCCTGTACCGATGTGACTGGTTTTGGATTGATGGGGCATTTGAAGGAGGTTACTACGGCCAGCCATGTTGATGCCATCATTTATGCCTCCCAAATACCAAAAATCGAGCCATGTTTCCAATTAGCCAGTGCTGGAATTGTCCCAGGAGGCACTATTGCCAATCAGGATTTCGTGAAACCCTATGTGAATTGGGACGATCGGATTTCCGAAATTGATAAGCTCATCCTCTGCGATGCACAAACTTCGGGTGGATTGCTGATTTTCCTGCCAGAGCAACAAAAAGAGGCGCTGATTGACGAATTGCATCATCGCGGGATCTCGTCCGCGGCGGTGATCGGAATGATCACTGCTCCAGGGAAGGGTTTGATAGCAGTAAAACCTTAG
- a CDS encoding VanZ family protein encodes MVRFSLKSLYRKAPYYQPLLTTGAIYLVFVYLLTLTPFRFSAFYFEQFIQFKRGYQYALIGGSNWFDIILNLMMLMPMGLILGLVWRAFGFGKRKSILQAMGIGLLVSLSIELSQLFLPRSFSGVDLLTNCVGAAIGAWLAYPIGAFDCQTVVKILYERGRQFYTRIILFYGALALIILMLPSFLNGLQNWDSELRLMLGNEPTQNRQWHGTLYQLAIFDRRLYDHEIVRLATLGHYKSTPMSVIHGLIAEYRFDSFPFPSQGTLHDHLVITPQKKTKVQLAPDGGVILNENSLLGTTHAATPLVQRLKRTNQFSIAVWLSTASLQQFGPARIVTLSKNTNQRNFTLGQSGPGLVFRVRTPLTGRNGSKVELMTPPMLEPNRRQLVVATFHRGEMKIYVNGQTSARKIYDTSPYLPLLAGLSRDRFGKAAFCFMLLFPLGWLARGLAISRRWKCIVSSSAPLIILLIHSVIQILCFRHSFDYHLFIYCGFISGLLLVVGFIYQLVLVE; translated from the coding sequence TTGGTTAGATTTTCTCTTAAATCGCTCTATCGTAAGGCACCCTATTATCAACCATTACTGACGACTGGGGCCATCTATTTAGTGTTTGTGTATTTGTTGACACTGACGCCGTTCCGATTTTCTGCATTTTACTTTGAGCAATTCATTCAATTCAAACGGGGCTACCAATACGCGCTGATTGGTGGATCGAATTGGTTCGATATAATTTTGAACCTCATGATGCTGATGCCAATGGGCTTGATCCTCGGCTTGGTCTGGCGCGCTTTTGGATTCGGCAAGCGCAAGTCTATACTCCAAGCAATGGGAATCGGATTGCTGGTTAGTTTGAGCATCGAGCTGTCACAATTATTTTTGCCCCGCAGTTTTTCAGGAGTCGATCTGCTGACCAATTGCGTCGGCGCTGCGATTGGCGCATGGTTAGCTTATCCGATTGGGGCCTTCGATTGTCAAACCGTCGTGAAGATCCTGTATGAACGAGGGCGCCAGTTCTACACTCGGATTATTCTGTTCTATGGTGCGCTGGCCCTGATCATCCTAATGTTGCCGAGTTTTCTCAACGGACTGCAGAACTGGGACAGCGAACTTCGCTTGATGCTGGGCAATGAGCCAACGCAAAATCGACAATGGCACGGAACGCTCTATCAGCTTGCCATTTTCGATCGTCGGCTTTATGATCATGAGATCGTACGGCTTGCCACTTTAGGACATTACAAATCAACTCCAATGTCAGTAATCCATGGCTTGATCGCTGAATACCGATTCGATTCATTTCCATTCCCGTCTCAGGGGACACTGCACGATCATCTCGTCATTACCCCACAAAAAAAGACAAAAGTCCAATTAGCCCCAGATGGCGGGGTCATACTGAACGAGAACTCGTTGCTCGGAACGACTCATGCTGCTACCCCGCTGGTGCAAAGATTGAAACGAACCAATCAATTCTCCATCGCCGTTTGGTTATCCACGGCTTCGTTGCAACAATTTGGACCAGCCAGGATCGTCACTTTGTCAAAAAACACCAACCAGCGCAATTTTACTTTGGGACAATCTGGGCCAGGGTTGGTATTCCGAGTTAGAACCCCGTTGACTGGACGGAATGGTTCCAAAGTTGAATTGATGACCCCTCCAATGCTTGAGCCCAACCGGCGACAATTGGTTGTTGCCACGTTTCATCGCGGTGAGATGAAAATTTACGTTAACGGCCAGACAAGTGCGCGAAAGATCTACGATACCAGCCCCTATTTGCCATTACTTGCAGGGTTGAGCCGCGACCGATTCGGTAAGGCAGCTTTCTGTTTCATGCTGTTGTTTCCGCTCGGTTGGCTCGCACGAGGATTAGCGATCTCCCGACGCTGGAAGTGCATTGTTTCCAGTTCAGCCCCGCTGATCATTCTGCTGATTCACTCCGTGATTCAGATCCTCTGCTTTCGCCACAGTTTCGATTATCACCTATTCATCTATTGCGGGTTCATTTCAGGATTGCTCCTCGTCGTCGGCTTCATTTATCAGTTGGTTTTGGTTGAATAG
- a CDS encoding NAD-dependent epimerase/dehydratase family protein — translation MDVLIIGGTRFLGLHLTAALLGGNQKVTLFNRGTRRNQFPHYEDVEWLIGDRHDEERFRSLFKNRQFDVVIDTCAYFPEDVELVVDVFRDKIGKYIFTSSMAVAHTKEYDERLMLPIPNRRLFDTIANNSYAYNKSLIEEYLVDQFDKTGFPFVSIRPTEINGPGEIREWYYIDRIKSGRQKILIPGSGENLFQPVYIDDLIQAFLLAIVKENATGECYNVAGDEIISLNDFIKLVAEILGERVKIINIPYNVFRQLVPTKYFFPFCNKHSFVVDLSKTKTELGYQPEISIRDGLRKSYENWPESYNKKVTPFNPSGEFEFISYDLEDALISAWEKEMPAMYERVHTELLKRGMLI, via the coding sequence ATGGATGTATTGATTATTGGTGGAACGAGATTTCTCGGTTTGCATTTGACCGCCGCGTTGCTTGGCGGCAATCAAAAAGTGACATTGTTCAACCGAGGCACCCGGCGCAATCAGTTTCCCCATTATGAGGACGTGGAATGGCTGATCGGCGACCGGCACGATGAAGAGCGGTTTCGATCTCTATTCAAAAACCGTCAATTCGATGTGGTGATCGACACGTGTGCCTATTTTCCTGAAGATGTTGAATTGGTGGTGGATGTGTTTCGCGATAAAATCGGAAAATATATCTTCACTAGCAGCATGGCGGTGGCTCACACCAAAGAATATGATGAAAGGTTGATGTTGCCAATCCCCAATCGTCGCTTATTCGACACCATCGCGAACAATAGCTATGCCTATAATAAGTCGCTGATCGAGGAATATTTGGTCGATCAATTTGATAAAACCGGATTCCCTTTTGTCAGCATACGGCCCACTGAAATCAATGGACCAGGGGAAATCCGCGAGTGGTATTACATCGATCGAATTAAAAGCGGTCGACAGAAAATCTTGATCCCCGGTTCCGGAGAGAATTTATTCCAACCCGTTTACATCGATGATCTGATTCAAGCATTTCTGCTCGCCATCGTGAAAGAAAACGCCACAGGAGAATGTTACAACGTGGCGGGAGATGAGATCATCAGCCTCAATGATTTTATCAAATTGGTGGCAGAGATCCTTGGTGAAAGGGTCAAAATCATCAATATTCCCTACAACGTTTTTCGACAATTAGTCCCGACCAAGTATTTTTTCCCTTTTTGCAATAAGCATTCTTTTGTTGTCGATTTATCCAAAACCAAAACGGAATTGGGCTATCAACCAGAAATCAGTATTCGGGATGGTCTTCGCAAAAGTTACGAGAACTGGCCAGAGAGTTATAATAAAAAAGTCACTCCATTCAATCCTTCGGGAGAGTTCGAGTTTATCAGCTACGATCTGGAGGACGCTTTGATTTCTGCGTGGGAGAAAGAAATGCCCGCCATGTATGAGAGAGTTCACACGGAACTATTGAAGCGTGGTATGTTGATTTAA